One genomic region from Evansella sp. LMS18 encodes:
- a CDS encoding iron-sulfur cluster assembly accessory protein → MINISEAAAAQVKKMMEAEGDDSLMLRVGVKGGGCSGLSYGMGFESEASEEDTLFEKHGISVVVDKESAPIIKDLVIDYKENMMGGGFTIDNPNAIASCGCGSSFRTATNAGTPEDC, encoded by the coding sequence ATGATTAATATTAGTGAAGCAGCAGCGGCCCAGGTGAAAAAAATGATGGAAGCGGAAGGCGATGACTCTTTAATGCTCCGTGTTGGCGTTAAAGGAGGAGGATGCTCCGGGCTTTCATACGGTATGGGCTTTGAAAGTGAAGCTTCTGAAGAAGATACCCTGTTTGAAAAGCATGGTATCAGCGTAGTTGTAGATAAAGAAAGTGCCCCGATCATAAAAGACTTGGTTATTGATTATAAAGAAAACATGATGGGCGGCGGGTTTACCATTGATAACCCTAACGCCATTGCTTCCTGCGGATGCGGTTCATCATTCAGAACAGCAACGAATGCAGGGACACCGGAAGACTGTTAA
- the mqnE gene encoding aminofutalosine synthase MqnE, whose amino-acid sequence MSTIVLDQSLEDIKQKVIAGERLTIEDGLKLYETPDLLTVAQLANQVNEKKNGNNVYFIENMYINPTNVCEASCAFCGFKRKPGEEGAYTMDEEALLKYVAERWNDNIREFHIVGGHNNEVPFDYYLDTVRTLKKHYPQCTVKAYTGAEIEFFSRISGLSMREVLEELIKAGLDTIPGGGAEILTERYRAKMSPEKASTDQWLEAHEIAHELGLKTHATMLYGSIETKEERLIHMDRLRQLQDRTNGFMVFIPLAMQPKSVNAGLKRRTSAYDDMRTVAISRLMLDNFDHIKAYWINIGPQLTQMALTFGSSDIHGTLIEERISHSAGALTSQGLTRSELTHLIKGAGKVPVERDTFYNIVKTY is encoded by the coding sequence ATGAGCACAATAGTGTTAGACCAGAGTCTTGAGGACATTAAACAAAAAGTCATTGCTGGAGAACGTCTCACTATAGAAGACGGTCTTAAGCTGTATGAAACACCTGACTTGCTGACAGTCGCACAACTGGCAAACCAGGTTAATGAGAAGAAAAACGGAAATAATGTTTACTTCATAGAAAATATGTACATTAATCCGACTAACGTTTGTGAAGCAAGCTGTGCATTTTGCGGGTTCAAACGTAAGCCAGGCGAAGAAGGCGCCTACACAATGGATGAAGAGGCTTTACTTAAATATGTAGCCGAGCGCTGGAACGATAATATCCGTGAGTTCCATATTGTTGGCGGACATAACAATGAAGTGCCTTTTGATTACTATCTGGATACAGTTCGCACATTAAAAAAGCATTACCCACAGTGCACTGTAAAAGCATATACTGGGGCTGAAATTGAATTCTTTTCCCGTATTTCCGGCCTCTCTATGAGAGAAGTTCTTGAAGAACTGATTAAAGCAGGATTAGATACTATTCCTGGCGGCGGAGCGGAAATTCTTACGGAGAGATATCGTGCAAAAATGAGCCCTGAAAAAGCTTCAACAGATCAGTGGCTTGAAGCTCACGAAATTGCACATGAGCTTGGGTTGAAAACTCATGCTACAATGCTTTATGGTTCTATCGAAACGAAAGAAGAGCGATTGATTCATATGGACCGCCTGCGCCAGCTGCAGGACCGCACTAACGGGTTTATGGTATTTATCCCGCTGGCTATGCAGCCTAAGAGTGTAAATGCTGGTCTTAAACGCCGTACATCTGCATATGATGATATGCGCACAGTTGCTATCAGCCGTCTCATGCTTGATAACTTCGACCACATTAAAGCTTACTGGATTAATATCGGGCCTCAGTTAACACAAATGGCCCTGACTTTCGGAAGCTCTGATATTCACGGAACTTTAATTGAAGAAAGAATTTCCCACTCTGCCGGAGCCCTTACTTCTCAAGGATTAACGAGAAGCGAACTGACACACCTGATTAAAGGTGCTGGAAAAGTTCCTGTAGAGCGTGATACTTTCTACAACATTGTAAAAACATATTAA
- the dapF gene encoding diaminopimelate epimerase, giving the protein MKFTKMHGLGNQYIFVNQFTEQLAEEELGALAIEVSNIYTGIGSDGMILIGPSETADLKMRVFNKDGSEAKNCGNGLRCVAKYAYENKLVDNVKMKIETLGGVVEAEVHLFDGTETVELVTVDMGKPYLSPVQIPLTGTIGTPVVGEKIEAADAEYEMTALSMGNPHAVFFVGNIEAAPLTTLGPLIEKHERFPEGVNVEFVEIISPDEMHFRVWERGSGVTQACGTGACAAVVAAVLNGYAEKGKEVTVHLAGGDLFITWDENGHVWMKGPCETICEGTYYPLDRRRKV; this is encoded by the coding sequence ATGAAATTCACAAAAATGCACGGGCTTGGTAACCAGTATATATTCGTAAATCAATTTACCGAACAGCTTGCCGAGGAAGAACTCGGAGCACTTGCTATTGAGGTATCAAATATTTATACAGGCATCGGATCTGACGGAATGATCCTGATCGGTCCTTCAGAAACAGCTGACCTGAAAATGAGAGTGTTCAATAAGGATGGCTCGGAAGCGAAAAACTGCGGCAATGGCCTTAGATGTGTTGCTAAATATGCTTATGAGAATAAGCTGGTTGACAACGTTAAAATGAAAATTGAAACTCTTGGCGGCGTGGTGGAAGCTGAGGTACATTTATTTGACGGAACAGAAACAGTGGAGTTAGTAACAGTGGATATGGGTAAGCCTTACCTGTCTCCTGTACAAATCCCGTTAACAGGAACTATCGGGACCCCGGTTGTTGGAGAAAAAATCGAAGCTGCTGATGCTGAGTACGAAATGACCGCCCTGTCTATGGGCAATCCTCATGCAGTGTTCTTTGTTGGTAACATCGAAGCTGCCCCGTTAACTACTCTTGGTCCGTTGATTGAAAAACATGAACGGTTTCCTGAGGGAGTAAATGTGGAATTCGTGGAGATCATCTCCCCGGATGAAATGCATTTTCGCGTGTGGGAAAGAGGGTCAGGTGTAACTCAGGCATGCGGTACAGGTGCCTGTGCAGCGGTTGTTGCTGCAGTATTGAACGGTTATGCTGAAAAAGGCAAAGAAGTGACTGTTCATTTAGCTGGTGGTGACCTTTTTATCACATGGGATGAGAACGGCCATGTATGGATGAAGGGACCTTGCGAGACGATATGCGAAGGGACTTATTATCCGCTGGATAGAAGAAGGAAAGTTTAA